The sequence below is a genomic window from Nocardia fluminea.
GCGTGCTCGTCGGCGCGCACGATGACCGCGGACTGCCCGACACCGGGCACCCGGAGCAGGGCGGCCTCGATCTCGCCGGGCTCCACGCGGAAGCCACGCAGCTGGACCTGCTGGTCGCCGCGGCCGCCGTATTCGAGGGTGGGGGTACCACGGAAACCGATCCAGCGGCCGAGGTCACCGGAGCGGTAGCGGCGGGCGCCCGGTTCACCGAACGGGTCGGCGACGAAACGAGTCGCGGTCAGGCCCGGCTTGCCGAGGTAGCCGCGCGAGAGCTGGTTGCCCGCGATGTAGAGCTCGCCCGCCACGCCGAACGGCACCGGACGCAGACGGTCGTCGAGGACGACCACCGACAACCCGGGCAGCGCGCGGCCGATCAGGCTGCCGGGCAGGTCGACGGCGGATCCCCCGATGCTGTCGGCGGCCACGGCGGCCGGGTCGGGCACGATCTCCGCTGTCCGCGAGGTCAGGACCTGGTGGGAGACATGGACGGTGGTCTCGGTGATGCCGTACATGTTGACGAGTTCCGGTGCGCCCGGACCGTTTCCGTAGCGGTCGTACCAGCGGTTGAGCTTGCGGGGGTCCAGCGCCTCGCCGCCGAAGACCACGTACCGCAGCGGCAGCGGTGTGGCGCCCGCGGCCTGCGCCGCCCGGTCGGCTTCGTCGAGCTGGGCGAAGGCGGTGGGGGTCTGGCTCAGGACCGTCACGTGTTCACGGGCCAGCAGCTCACGGAATTCGATCGGCGAACGGGAGGTCAGGTGGTCGACGACCACGACCGACGAACCGCCGGCCAGCGCGCACCACAGTTCCCAGATCGAGAAGTCGAAGGCGAAGGAGTGGAACACCGTCCACACGTCGTCCTCGTCGAAGGCGAACAGCAACTGGGTGTTGGCGAACAGCTCGAGCACATTGCGGTGGGTCACGCCGACGCCCTTGGGCAGGCCGGTGGAACCCGAGGTGTAGATGACGTACGCGAGGTGATCCGGGCGCAGTGGGGCGCGGCGTTCACCGGGATGCAGGGGCGCGTCGGCGTAGACGGGCGGCTCGTCGAGCAGCACCACGGGCAGGTCGCCGAGCGAGGTCAGCAGCTCGCGCTCGGCCGAGGTGGTCAGCAGCACAGCGGGTTTCGCGTCGTCGACGATATAGGCCAGCCGCTGCGCGGGGTAGCCGGAGTCGATCGGCAGGTAGCCCGCACCCGACAGCAGGACCGCGAGCAGCGCGACCGGCAGCTGCTCGGTACGCGGAACAGCCACGGCCACCAGGGTTTCCGGCCCCGCGCCCTGCGCGATGAGCGCGCGGGCCAGAGCCGATGCCCGGCCGAGGAGGTCGGCGAACGTCAGGGACCGCTCCCCCGCCCTGATCGCGATCGCCTCTGGTCGCTGTTGCGCCTGGGCGGTGATCAGGTCGGTGAGAGTCACCTCGGGCACGGCGATGCCGGGCGAATGGCCTTCCCGCAGCACGAGTTCACGCTCACCGGGGGCGAGCACGTCGATATCGCCGACCGGTTTCGCGGGGTCGGCCACCACCGCGGCGAGTACCCGCGCCCAGCGGTCCGCGAAGTCGGCGACCGTGGCGCGGTCGAAGAGGTCGGTGGCGTAGACGAAGGTCGCCGCCATGCCCTGCGGCGCGCCGTCGACGCCGATGTGTTCGGCGAGCTCCACCTGTAGGTCGAACTTCGCCAGCGGCACCGTGAAATCGGCGGCGGAGACGGCGAGGCCGGGCAGCGCGAGGTCGGTGCGGGCCAGGTTCTGGAAGGTCAGCATCACCTGGAACAGGGGATGCCGCGCGGTCGAACGCACCGGCTCCAGCAGGTCGACGAGCCGCTCGAACGGCACGTCGGCGTGTCCGAAAGCGGCGAGATCGCGTGCTCTGACCTCGGCGAGGAGCGCGGCGAAGTTCGTCGCGGGATTCACCTCGGTGCGCAGGACCAGGGTGTTGACGAACATGCCGATCAGCTCGTCGAGCGCCTGTTCGCCACGGCCGGCCACCGGGGTGCCGATCGCGATGTCGCGGGTGCCCGAGAGCCGGGCCAGCAGCATGGCCAGCGCGGTGTGCACGACCATGAACAGCGTGGCGTTGTGCTCGCGGGCCAGCGCGGACAGACCGGCGTGGACCGAGGCGGGCACCTGCACGTTCAGCGACCCGCCCGCCCTGCTCGACACGGCGGGCCGCGGACGGTCGGTGGGCAGTTCGAGCTGCTCGGGCAGGCCGGACAGGGTCTTGCGCCAGAAGGCCAGTTGCGCGGCCAGCAGCGACTCCGGGTCGTTCTCGGCCCCGAGCAGTTCGCGCTGCCACAGCGTGTAGTCGACGTACTGCACCGGCAGCGGCGGCCACTGCGGCGCGCCGCCACCGCGCCGTTCGGCGTAGGCGGTGAGCAGATCCCTGGTCAAGGGTGCGAACGAGAAGCCGTCGGCGGCGATGTGGTGCACCACGCACACGACGACGTGCTCGCTCTCCGAGATCGCGAGCACCCGCACCCGCACCGGCGGCGCGGCCGTGACATCGAAACCGGTCAGGGCGGCGACGCCGATCGCCTCGGTGAGGTCTTCCTCCGCCACCTCGACGACGTCGAACTCGGGCATCGCGGCGGGGTCGCCCGCCACCAGCACCAGCTGATGACCTTCCCCGTCGAGGACCGAGCCGTGCCCGTCGGCGCCGATACCCTCGGACACCGGATAGACCGTGCGCAGCACCTCGTGGCGCGCGATCAGGTCGGCGATCGCGGCCCGCAGCGCGGGCAGGTCGAGACGGCCGGACAGGCGCACCGCGACCGGGATGTTGTCCACGGCCGACGCGGGGTCGAAGCGGTTGAGGAACCACATCCGCTGCTGGGCGTAGGACAGCGGGACCAGTTCGGGGCGCGGACGCGGCGCCAGCGGGAGCGCGCGCGCCGAAACCCGCTGCTGCTCCGCCCGATTGGCGAGGGCGGCCACGGTCGGCGCTTCGAACACCGCCTGCACCGGCACCCGCACGTCCAGCGCGGCGCCGATGCGGGCCACCGCCTGCGCGGCGAGCAGCGAGTCGCCACCCAATTCGAAGAAGTCGTCGTCGGCGCCGACCCGGCCCGCGCCGTCGCGCAGCAACAGCGCGGCGAACACATCGGCGACCACCTGTTCGGCCGGGGTGGCGGGCGCGCGGAAGCCACGCGCGGTGAACACCGGCGTCGGCAGTGCGGCGCGGTCGAGCTTGCCGACCGAGGTGAGCGGCAGCTCGTCGAGGACCATGATGACCGACGGAATCATGTACGCGGGCAACGATTCCGCGAGGAATTCCGCCAGCGCCCCGGTGTCGGCCGTGTGGCCGGCGCGCGGCAGCACATAGGCGACCAGCGCCGTCGCGCCCGAGGGCATCGTCTTGCCCAGCGTCACCGCGTAATCGAGGTCGGGGTGCGCGGTGAGCGCGTTGTCGATCTCGCCGAGCTCGATCCGGAAGCCGCGCACCTTCACCTGGAAGTCGGTGCGGCCCAGGTATTCCAGCGTGCCGTCGTGTTCGTACCGGCGTACCAGATCGCCGGTTCGGTACAGCCTGCCCGGCCCGAACGGCGAGGCGACGAAACGTTCCGCGGTGAGTCCCGGCCTGCCCAGATACCCCTGGGCGAGGGCGGGGCCGGAGAGGTACAGCTCGCCCACCACTCCGGCGGGCACCGGCCGCAGCCGCGCGTCGAGCACGTACAACCCCATGCCGGGCACCGCGGTGCCGATGGTGATCGGCGCGTGCGGCCGCAGCGGGGCGGTACTCGTGGCGAGGATGGTCGCCTCGGTCGGCCCGTATCCGTTGTAGAACCGGCGCCCACCGGTGGCCCAGCGGCCGACCAGTTCCGGACCGAACCGGTCGCCCGCGACGATCACGGTCGACAGATCCGGCAGCCCGGCCGGGTCGACGGACTCGAGCGCGCCGGGAGTGATCAGCAGATGGGTGATGCGTTCGCGGCGCAACAGGTCCGACAGCTCGAAGCCGCCGAAGACCCGGGGCGGTGATACCACCAGCGTCGCGCCGACGCCGAAGGGCAGCAGCAGCTCGAGCACCGACACATCGAAGTTCGGCGAGCAAACATGGAGCACACGCGAATCCGGTTCCACGCCATAGTGTTCGCGCTCGGCGGCGACCAGCGTGGCCAGGCCCGCATGGGTGACCACGACGCCCTTGGGCTTGCCGGTGGAACCCGAGGTGTAGATGACGTAGGCCGGATGGCGCTCGTCGATCGGACGCACCCGGTCGGCGTAGCTCACCGCGTGCGCGGGCCGCACGGAGATGCGCTCGGCGACCACCGGGTCGTCGAGTTCGATCCAGTACGCGGTCGTGCCGAGGCAGGCGCGATGGGCCGCGGTGGTCAGGCCGATGGTCGCGCCGGAATCGGCGACGATGTGCGCGATCCGGTCGGCCGGGTAGGCCGGGTCGACGGGCACGTACGCGGCGCCGGTCTTGGCGATCGCCCACACCGCGAGCACCGACTCGATCGAGCGGGCGATGGCGATGGCGACGACGTCGCCCGCGCCCATGCCGCGGTCGATGAGTTCGCGGGCCAGGCGCGAGGATCGCTCGTCGAGCTCACGATAAGTGAGGTGTTGTTCCGCGCCGGGCATCCCCGTCGGGTTGTATCGCAGCGCGATCGAATCGGCCGCGGATTCGACGGCGGCCGTGAGCAGTTGACCGAACAAGGGTGCGCCGGTAGCACGTCGGCGACCGGCACGGCCCGTGCGGCGGGGGGTTTCCACAGACCAATACACCTCTCGCGTCCGGCGGCCGAGTCGGACACAGCATAGCCACACCTACATAGCCGCTGCCGACCGTCGCCGAGGTGTGCGCCACGACACACCAACTCTATGGCAACAGGATCGTAATGCCCATGGAGTCCGTTACGGACGTGTATCGCCCGATCTGCCCGCACCCGCGACGACCTGCGCAATTGCCGGTCCCGACGTGGCTACCGCCACAGTCGAGAGCATCTCCTGGTGGGCGGCCTCGACGGGGTGGTCAGCAATGATCCCGCTGACGTACGGCCGCCATCGCGACGCCCCGTCCCCCAGCTTTTGGGGGGTCCCCAGAGCGGTGAAATAGGTCAGATCGCCATCGAACCGGCCGGGTTCGAACTCGGTCAGCAGCGCCACCGAGCGCAGCGCGCCGCGATACATGCCCACGAACTGCGCGCGCGAGATCGGGATGTCTCCGGCGAGGGTTGTGTGCAGAGATTCCAGTGCCTCGTCGCCGAGTTCGGTGAGTTGGCCGGGCAGTTGCTCCTCGGGGATGCCGAGTTCGGTGAGCACGTGGCGCAATTCGGTGGCGAATTCGGCGAGCGCGGCGCCGGGGAGGCTGTCGAGCATCGTCAGCGACGCCACCGTCTCGCCCTCGGCTTGCAGGCGGGTGGCCACGGCCTGCGCGAGCACGCCGCCGAGGGACCAACCGAGCAGCTGGTAGGGGCCATGGGGCTGGACACCGCGGATTTCGGCCAGGTAGCGGTCGATCAGTGCCTCGGCTGAGGCGGGCCGGAACTCCGGGTCGCTCAGCGCGGGCGACTGGATGCCGACGACGGGCTGATCGTCGGGCAGATGTGGCACCAGGGCGGCGTACGCCCATGCCAGACCCGAGACCGGGTGCAGGCAGATCAGTGGCGGGCGGGTGCCGCGGCGGGCGATCGGCAGCACGACCGCGAGGGCGGCTGCGAGGTCGGCCGCGCCGGCGGGGCCGTCGCTGATTCTGGTAGCCAGACCGGCGACGGTCGGGTCGGCGAAGAACGCGGCGACGGTGAGCTCCACGCCGGTGTGTTCGCGCAGGTGGTGCACGACGCGGGTGGCCAGCAGCGAGTTGCCGCCGAGGGCGAAGAAGTCGTCGTCGAGGCCGGGCTTCGCCGCGCCGAGGACCTCGGTGAACACGGCGGCGACGGCCTTCTCGTGCTCGGTCTCCGGCGCGCGGTAGCGGCGCGGTTCGAGCACCGGTTCCGGGAGCGCCGCCCGGTCGAGCTTGCCGTTCGCGTTCAGCGGCAGGTGGTCGAGCACGACGAAGGCCGAGGGCACCATGTACGACGGGAGTACCTGCGCCACAGCGGCTTTGGCCTGCGCCGGGGTCAGCGTCGCGCCCGGCGCGGGCACGACGTAGGCAACCAGCCGGTCACCGAGTTGCGGGTCGTTCGTGGCGACGACCGCCACCTGAGCGATCGCCGGCGCGGCGAGCAGGGCGGCTTCGATCTCGCCGAGCTCGATGCGGAATCCACGGATCTTGACCTGGAAGTCGGTGCGCCCGCGGTACTCGAGTTCGCCGTCAGCGGTCCAGGCGACCAGGTCGCCCGTGCGGTACATGCGCGCGCCGCCGAGTTCCCCCGGCGCGGCGGTCGAGGTCACCGGGGCGTCCAGCCGCTGCGCCGCACCGGCGCGCTCCTCGTGTGCTGCCCCCGACCCTGCGAACGGGTCGGCGACGAAGCGGTCCGCGGTGAGGTCGGGACGGGCGAAATACCCCCGGGCGAGCTGCGCGCCCGCGAGGTACAGCTCGCCCGCGACACCGACCGGGACCGGACGCAGCCGGGCGTCGAGGACGTAGGCGCGGCTGTTCCATTCGGGCCTGCCGATCGGGACCGTGGTGCCATCGGCGGTGCTGACGCGGTGGTCGGTGATGGAGACCGCGGCCTCGGTCGGGCCGTACAGGTTGTGCAGTGCCGCGGAGTTCGTGGCCAGGAAACGCTGGGCCGTCGCGGCGGGGAGCGCCTCGCCGATGGCGAGGACGCGCCGGAGCGAATTCGACAGGTGACCAGCGGCTTCGGTGAGCAGCGCGTCGAGCATCGAGGGCACTACGTGCAGGGTCGTCACCGAGTGGGCGGCGAGCACGCGGAGCAGAGAGGCCGGGTCGCGATGACCGTCCGGGGCGGTGATCACCAGGCGGCCGCCGCAGATCGCGGCCGACCAGAATTCCCACACCGACAGGTCGAAGGTGGCGGCGGTCTTCAACAGGACCGAGTCGTCGCGGCCGAGGCCGAAAGCAGCTGTCTTCCACAGCAACTGGTTGACGATGGCAGCGTGCGAGACAGCGACGCCCTTCGGCTTGCCGGTCGAGCCGGAGGTGAAGATGACGTAGGCGGTGTGCTCGGGACGCAACACACCGATGCGCTCGCTCGCCGCGATCGGGGCAGCTGACACCGCCGACAGATCCAGGGCGTCGACCGCAATCACCGGCGCGTCACCGGCGGACGCGGTCGTGAAACCATCACGCGTGGTGCTCAATACGCAGGTGGGAGCAGCGGTCCCGAGCACGTGCGATACGCGATCGGCGGGCTGGTCGGGATCGACGGGCACGTAGGCGGCGCCCGCCTGCGTGACCGCGTACATGGCGACGACCAGCTCGGTCGAGCGCCGCATCGCCAACGCGACCCGGTCCTCGACTCCGACCCCCTGTGCGATGAGATGTCGCGCCAGCTGATTCACCCGGGCCGCGAAGTCACGGTAGGTGAGCGCGGCGCCGTCGGCGTCGACGATCGCCGTACCGTCCGGATTCGCGGCGGCGGTCTCGGCGAACAATGCGGCGAGCGTCGTAGCCGGGGTGGTGTGGCCGGTCGCGTTCCAGCCGTGCAGGATTCGCGCACGCTCGGCATCGGAGAGCAAGTCGATCTCGTCGACGGGACTGCCCGGCGCGGCGGCGATCGCGGCGAGAACTCGCGCGAAACGATCCGCGTAGGACTTTGCGGTCGACTCGTCGAAAAGGTCCGTGGCATAGGTGAACACGCCGTTGATCCCCTGCGCGACACCGTCGGTGTCGTAGGCGTCGGCGACGATGGCGTGCAGATCGAACTGGGACACCGCGAGATCCACATCCACGCCCTCGACCGCGGCCTCGCCGAGTTCGAGACCGGAGCGGCTGAGGTTCTGAAAGGACATGCCGACCTGGAACAGCGGGTGGCGGGCGGTGGAGCGGGCGGGGTTGATCGCTTCGACCAGCCGCTCGAACGGGAGGTCCGCGTTCGCGAACACCTGGAGGTCGGTATCGCGCTGACGGGCGAGGAGTTCGGTGAAGGACTCACCGGAGCGCAAGGTGGTGCGGAAGACCAAGGTGTTGACGAACATGCCGATCAGGTCGTCGAGCGCGGCCTCGCCACGACCCGCCACGGGCGTACCGACCGCCAGATCGTCGGTGCCTGCCAGTCGCGCCAGCGTCACCGCGAGCGCGGTGTGCACGACCATGAACAGCGTCGCGCCCTGGTTACGCGCCACGGCAAGCAGGGCGCGGTGGGTATCGGCGTCGACCTCGATCGGGACGCGACCACCGGCGAAGGACTGCACGGCGGGACGCGGCCGGTCGGCGGGCAGGTCGAGCTGGTCGGGCAGCCCGGCCAGCGCGCCACGCCAGTAGGCGAGCTGGGCCGAGGCCAACGAGTCCGGGTCGTCCTCACTGCCGAGCAGGGCCCGCTGCCACAGCGCGTAGTCGGCGTATTGCACGGTCAGCGGCTCCCACTCCGGAGCGTGTCCCGCCGAGCGGGCCGCGTAGGCGAGCATGAGATCCCTGGTCAGCGGGGCGAGCGAGGAGCCGTCACCGGCGATGTGGTGGACGACCACCGCGAGTACCGCTTCGTCGCCGCCGAGCTCGAACAACGCCACCCGCAACGGCACCTGGGCGCGTACATCGAATCCCGACGAACCGAACTCGTGCACGGCGGCGGTGAGCTGCTCGGGCGCGATCGAGCGCACCTCGAGCCCCGGGGTCGCCTCGGTCGCGCCCAGGATCCGCTGGATCGGCCCGTCCTCGGTCTCGGGGTAGATCGTCCGCAGGGTTTCGTGCCGGGCGACGAGGTCGGCGACGGCGGCGCGCAGCGCCTCGACGTCGATGGCGCCGTGCAGCCGCACCGCCATCGGGATGTTGTAGGCGACCGAGCCGGGGTCGAACTGATTGAGGAACCACATCCGCTGCTGGGCCAGCGACAGCGGAATCCGTGCGGGTCGCTGTCCCGCCGTGAGCGCGGGACGTGCCCGCCCGCCCGCGGATTCGGCGAGGCGACGGGCCAGCGTCTCCACCGTCGACGCCTCGAACAGCAGCCGGACCGGGAACTCGGTATCGAGCGCGGCGCCGAGGCGGGCGGCGACCTGCGTGGCCATCAGCGAGTTGCCGCCGAGGGCGAAGAAGTCGTCGTCGAGGCCGAGCTGGGTCTCGCCCAGGTCGAGCACCTGCGCGAAGGTGCCCGCCACGATCTGCTCGATCGCGGTGGCGGGAGCGCGGAATTCGGCGTGTTCGAGGATCGGCGCGGGCAGCGCCCTTCGGTCGAGCTTGCCGACCGGGGTCAGCGGGATGGCGTCGAGTTCCATCAGCACGGTCGGCACCATGTGCGCGGGCAGGCTGCGCTCGGCGAAGGCGGTGAGCGCCGCGGTGTCGACGCTCGCGCCCGGCGCCGCGTGCACGTAGGACACCAGAATGGTGGCGCCGCTGTCGAGTTCGTGGCCGACGGTGGCGGCGAAATCGAGGCTCTCGTGGGCCGAGAGCACCGCGTCGATCTCGCCGAGCTCGATGCGGAAACCACGGATCTTGACCTGGAAGTCGTTGCGGCCCACATAATCCAGCGCGCCGTCGGCGGTCCAGCGGACGAGGTCGCCGGTGCGGTACAGGCGCGAACCCGCGGGGTCGAACGGATTCGCGACAAAGCGCGCGGCGGTGAGACCGGGGCGCGCGTGGTAGCCACGGGTCAGCTGGGCGCCGGTGATGTAGAGCTCGCCGGTGACGCCGGGCGGAACGGGGCCGAGCCGGTCGTCGAGGACGTATTCGGCGACCCCGTTGATCGGGCCACCGATGGTCATCGGGTCGCCCGGTTTCAGCGGGACGCTGATATTGGTGACGATGGTCGTCTCGGTGGGCCCGTACGCGTTGTGGAATTCGCGCAGTGTGCCGTCGGCGAGCGGAATCGCCCAGCGTCGCAGCAGATCCGGCGAGACCGCCTCGCCACCGACTGCCACCATCCGGAAGTCGTCGAGCCCGTCCGGGTCGATCGAGGCCAGCGCGGCCGGCGTGATGAACGCGTGACTCACCCGCTCCCGGCGCAGCAGCGCCGCCAGATCGTCACCGCCGTACACACTCGGGTCGACGATCACCATCGTGGC
It includes:
- a CDS encoding amino acid adenylation domain-containing protein; translated protein: MRPVRTRRPRVTALAQLLATAVEINPDGLAVVLADATHTLGSLTYAELDERSNRLARFLIGRGIGAGDLVAIGIPRSIESVLAVWAVTKTGAGFVPVDPNYPPDRVAHMVTDSGAVFGLTVAAVADRLPAQVAWLELDAEPTGEAVAATRTLTSGNGDVSASRSDADAASIHAAGARHDGGDRAGVAGHLFDDLSGEAITTADRLRPVRAEDLAYLIYTSGSTGLPKGVAVTQAGLAGFSEEQRRLYGVESTSRTLHFASPSFDASLLELLLAIGAGATMVIVDPSVYGGDDLAALLRRERVSHAFITPAALASIDPDGLDDFRMVAVGGEAVSPDLLRRWAIPLADGTLREFHNAYGPTETTIVTNISVPLKPGDPMTIGGPINGVAEYVLDDRLGPVPPGVTGELYITGAQLTRGYHARPGLTAARFVANPFDPAGSRLYRTGDLVRWTADGALDYVGRNDFQVKIRGFRIELGEIDAVLSAHESLDFAATVGHELDSGATILVSYVHAAPGASVDTAALTAFAERSLPAHMVPTVLMELDAIPLTPVGKLDRRALPAPILEHAEFRAPATAIEQIVAGTFAQVLDLGETQLGLDDDFFALGGNSLMATQVAARLGAALDTEFPVRLLFEASTVETLARRLAESAGGRARPALTAGQRPARIPLSLAQQRMWFLNQFDPGSVAYNIPMAVRLHGAIDVEALRAAVADLVARHETLRTIYPETEDGPIQRILGATEATPGLEVRSIAPEQLTAAVHEFGSSGFDVRAQVPLRVALFELGGDEAVLAVVVHHIAGDGSSLAPLTRDLMLAYAARSAGHAPEWEPLTVQYADYALWQRALLGSEDDPDSLASAQLAYWRGALAGLPDQLDLPADRPRPAVQSFAGGRVPIEVDADTHRALLAVARNQGATLFMVVHTALAVTLARLAGTDDLAVGTPVAGRGEAALDDLIGMFVNTLVFRTTLRSGESFTELLARQRDTDLQVFANADLPFERLVEAINPARSTARHPLFQVGMSFQNLSRSGLELGEAAVEGVDVDLAVSQFDLHAIVADAYDTDGVAQGINGVFTYATDLFDESTAKSYADRFARVLAAIAAAPGSPVDEIDLLSDAERARILHGWNATGHTTPATTLAALFAETAAANPDGTAIVDADGAALTYRDFAARVNQLARHLIAQGVGVEDRVALAMRRSTELVVAMYAVTQAGAAYVPVDPDQPADRVSHVLGTAAPTCVLSTTRDGFTTASAGDAPVIAVDALDLSAVSAAPIAASERIGVLRPEHTAYVIFTSGSTGKPKGVAVSHAAIVNQLLWKTAAFGLGRDDSVLLKTAATFDLSVWEFWSAAICGGRLVITAPDGHRDPASLLRVLAAHSVTTLHVVPSMLDALLTEAAGHLSNSLRRVLAIGEALPAATAQRFLATNSAALHNLYGPTEAAVSITDHRVSTADGTTVPIGRPEWNSRAYVLDARLRPVPVGVAGELYLAGAQLARGYFARPDLTADRFVADPFAGSGAAHEERAGAAQRLDAPVTSTAAPGELGGARMYRTGDLVAWTADGELEYRGRTDFQVKIRGFRIELGEIEAALLAAPAIAQVAVVATNDPQLGDRLVAYVVPAPGATLTPAQAKAAVAQVLPSYMVPSAFVVLDHLPLNANGKLDRAALPEPVLEPRRYRAPETEHEKAVAAVFTEVLGAAKPGLDDDFFALGGNSLLATRVVHHLREHTGVELTVAAFFADPTVAGLATRISDGPAGAADLAAALAVVLPIARRGTRPPLICLHPVSGLAWAYAALVPHLPDDQPVVGIQSPALSDPEFRPASAEALIDRYLAEIRGVQPHGPYQLLGWSLGGVLAQAVATRLQAEGETVASLTMLDSLPGAALAEFATELRHVLTELGIPEEQLPGQLTELGDEALESLHTTLAGDIPISRAQFVGMYRGALRSVALLTEFEPGRFDGDLTYFTALGTPQKLGDGASRWRPYVSGIIADHPVEAAHQEMLSTVAVATSGPAIAQVVAGAGRSGDTRP
- a CDS encoding non-ribosomal peptide synthetase; this translates as METPRRTGRAGRRRATGAPLFGQLLTAAVESAADSIALRYNPTGMPGAEQHLTYRELDERSSRLARELIDRGMGAGDVVAIAIARSIESVLAVWAIAKTGAAYVPVDPAYPADRIAHIVADSGATIGLTTAAHRACLGTTAYWIELDDPVVAERISVRPAHAVSYADRVRPIDERHPAYVIYTSGSTGKPKGVVVTHAGLATLVAAEREHYGVEPDSRVLHVCSPNFDVSVLELLLPFGVGATLVVSPPRVFGGFELSDLLRRERITHLLITPGALESVDPAGLPDLSTVIVAGDRFGPELVGRWATGGRRFYNGYGPTEATILATSTAPLRPHAPITIGTAVPGMGLYVLDARLRPVPAGVVGELYLSGPALAQGYLGRPGLTAERFVASPFGPGRLYRTGDLVRRYEHDGTLEYLGRTDFQVKVRGFRIELGEIDNALTAHPDLDYAVTLGKTMPSGATALVAYVLPRAGHTADTGALAEFLAESLPAYMIPSVIMVLDELPLTSVGKLDRAALPTPVFTARGFRAPATPAEQVVADVFAALLLRDGAGRVGADDDFFELGGDSLLAAQAVARIGAALDVRVPVQAVFEAPTVAALANRAEQQRVSARALPLAPRPRPELVPLSYAQQRMWFLNRFDPASAVDNIPVAVRLSGRLDLPALRAAIADLIARHEVLRTVYPVSEGIGADGHGSVLDGEGHQLVLVAGDPAAMPEFDVVEVAEEDLTEAIGVAALTGFDVTAAPPVRVRVLAISESEHVVVCVVHHIAADGFSFAPLTRDLLTAYAERRGGGAPQWPPLPVQYVDYTLWQRELLGAENDPESLLAAQLAFWRKTLSGLPEQLELPTDRPRPAVSSRAGGSLNVQVPASVHAGLSALAREHNATLFMVVHTALAMLLARLSGTRDIAIGTPVAGRGEQALDELIGMFVNTLVLRTEVNPATNFAALLAEVRARDLAAFGHADVPFERLVDLLEPVRSTARHPLFQVMLTFQNLARTDLALPGLAVSAADFTVPLAKFDLQVELAEHIGVDGAPQGMAATFVYATDLFDRATVADFADRWARVLAAVVADPAKPVGDIDVLAPGERELVLREGHSPGIAVPEVTLTDLITAQAQQRPEAIAIRAGERSLTFADLLGRASALARALIAQGAGPETLVAVAVPRTEQLPVALLAVLLSGAGYLPIDSGYPAQRLAYIVDDAKPAVLLTTSAERELLTSLGDLPVVLLDEPPVYADAPLHPGERRAPLRPDHLAYVIYTSGSTGLPKGVGVTHRNVLELFANTQLLFAFDEDDVWTVFHSFAFDFSIWELWCALAGGSSVVVVDHLTSRSPIEFRELLAREHVTVLSQTPTAFAQLDEADRAAQAAGATPLPLRYVVFGGEALDPRKLNRWYDRYGNGPGAPELVNMYGITETTVHVSHQVLTSRTAEIVPDPAAVAADSIGGSAVDLPGSLIGRALPGLSVVVLDDRLRPVPFGVAGELYIAGNQLSRGYLGKPGLTATRFVADPFGEPGARRYRSGDLGRWIGFRGTPTLEYGGRGDQQVQLRGFRVEPGEIEAALLRVPGVGQSAVIVRADEHAGDRLIAYVVPSTAVVEPHDLPTTVLPKAPVGARFGRGDSGVGSDDSTTPRVAAALDPVEVRAAVAEFLTGYMVPDAVVVVPELPMTTNGKLDRAALPAPEFTAATTFRAPTTPIELSVAEVFATLLGVPEIGLDDNFFDRGGNSLLATRAIARIDQALSTDLVVRDLFEAPTVGSLAARVRPGSVAAPRPPLIPAQDRGVVPLSPAQQRMWLLNRIDPDSPAYNIPLVLRLRGALDTSALRYAVADVLERHEALRTRFPADGADAVPYQEILPVSAVLPTGLALEECDDPRDRVMRLLAGGFDVAERVPLRAGLFTSPAEDPLAEEEYVLAVVVQHIIADGASLAPLARDLVIAYRARVEGRSPAWSPLPVQYADYALWQREVLGSESDENSTAARQLEFWRHTLSGQAGTVELPHDHPRPSHASLRGADVSTTLTADVHVRLVEIAREHNASLFMVVHAALAVLLARISGSTDIAIGTPIAGRGEPELDDLVGMFVNTLTLRTRVDPRHGFDELVSTAREVGLAAFANADLPFERVVEEVAPTGAVSHNPLFQVVLSFHNNETPVLRLPGLTIEAMDLAARPAKFDLQVNIEPRLSETGELGEIGVVFTYATDLFEEHTVAAFARGLSEIVTAVAADPTVRVGDIDLRDARERERELTAAAYAPVPSANGAALAQELASAVEEDPDAPALELGDVAIAYAEFDARSSQLARSLIARGAGPGTGVAVRLDRGVDAAIATWAVLKAGAAVVPLMTMDARLPGSNLEVKLGLTIDILDAPDGLDWYDLADPALRAELAAESPRPIGYAHRTRALRGDDVAFVGGGRTLSYDELATAAEQVAERTGLNFESRTRAAGRPDSVAGTLEIVAAAIAGATLVMGADQGGADEVSHVFTEAAVAVAEPGDGTGARIVALSEMIGNAGQPHERRAVVGMDG